In Halofilum ochraceum, a single window of DNA contains:
- a CDS encoding AAA family ATPase, translated as MSTGHSVPAVERATGAYDGFEDDRDFMARPLTTDDTGLGEGYLADLVVKHLYGAGVLDLGELAARMALSGALLEEVLGFLRTEGQVEVRGAVNHSGLLRYCVTDRGRASALEALARDGYVGPAPITLADYQLMVKRQSAKADSVTRAAVHRVFADTVIRPELLDRLGPALHSERAMFLYGAPGTGKSFIARRLSRLLSGSIFVPHAVMVADKAVRCFDPGLHRVAPDEASGSPVALKEGFDRRYVRCQRPIVTTGGELTLDMLDLQYDEATRVHHAPPQLKANGGLLVIDDLGRQRVDPIDLFNRWIVPLEEGRDFLALRNGQHFEVPFDLTLVFSTNRDPLELADEAFLRRIGYKIRFDAMTADAYTAIWRQECERRGLEFDPAIVEYVIADLHGHDQVPLLPCHPRDLIDLAVNRSRYTGEETLTPEAMDWAWGTYFVRLD; from the coding sequence ATGAGCACCGGCCACTCCGTGCCCGCTGTCGAACGCGCCACTGGCGCCTATGACGGGTTCGAGGACGATCGCGACTTTATGGCGCGTCCGCTCACGACCGATGACACCGGTCTGGGAGAAGGCTATCTCGCCGACCTGGTGGTCAAACACCTCTATGGCGCCGGCGTCCTCGACCTTGGCGAACTCGCCGCGCGGATGGCGCTCTCGGGCGCACTGCTCGAGGAGGTGCTGGGATTCCTGCGCACGGAGGGGCAGGTCGAGGTGCGCGGTGCCGTCAATCACAGCGGCCTGCTCCGTTACTGCGTGACCGACCGCGGCCGTGCGTCCGCGCTTGAAGCGCTCGCACGCGATGGCTACGTGGGCCCGGCCCCGATAACACTCGCCGACTACCAGCTCATGGTGAAGCGCCAGAGCGCAAAGGCGGACAGCGTGACGCGCGCCGCGGTCCACCGGGTGTTCGCCGATACGGTCATACGGCCTGAACTGCTGGACCGGCTTGGACCGGCGCTTCATTCCGAACGGGCGATGTTCCTTTACGGCGCACCCGGTACCGGCAAGAGCTTCATCGCCCGTCGACTGTCGCGTCTGTTGTCCGGATCGATTTTCGTCCCGCATGCCGTGATGGTCGCGGACAAGGCCGTACGTTGTTTCGATCCCGGGCTGCACCGTGTCGCGCCGGACGAGGCATCCGGATCCCCGGTGGCGCTGAAAGAGGGTTTCGATCGGCGTTACGTCCGCTGTCAGCGTCCGATCGTGACCACTGGCGGCGAACTGACGCTCGACATGCTCGACCTGCAATACGACGAGGCGACACGGGTTCATCACGCACCGCCGCAGCTCAAGGCCAACGGCGGGCTGCTGGTGATCGATGACCTCGGCCGCCAGCGCGTCGATCCGATCGATCTGTTCAACCGCTGGATCGTACCGCTTGAGGAAGGCCGCGACTTCCTTGCGTTGCGCAACGGTCAGCACTTCGAGGTGCCGTTCGATCTGACGCTCGTGTTCTCCACCAACAGGGATCCGCTGGAACTGGCCGATGAGGCGTTCCTGCGACGGATCGGCTACAAGATCCGCTTTGATGCGATGACGGCGGATGCATATACCGCGATATGGCGGCAGGAATGCGAACGCCGTGGACTCGAATTCGATCCGGCGATCGTGGAGTACGTCATCGCGGATCTGCATGGACACGACCAGGTCCCACTCCTGCCGTGCCATCCGCGCGACCTGATCGACTTGGCCGTGAACCGAAGCCGTTACACCGGCGAAGAAACGCTGACTCCCGAGGCCATGGACTGGGCCTGGGGCACCTATTTTGTACGACTGGATTGA
- the cpaB gene encoding Flp pilus assembly protein CpaB: MKKSTRLVSMLGVSLVMALGAALLAKHWLQDRLNVQAAPAADTRSVVAATRDIPFAQTIESTDLQVIELPHHAIPKGSFVSIDDVAGAVATQTIYGGEVVVGKRIGKNLGGSALAVVVDKGKRAISVRVNDVVGVAGFLLPGNRVDVLASKGAARRDVSSETILTDIKVLAVDQIVSPEKDEPVIVRAVTLEVTPTQAEKIVKATREGEVQLTLRNPLDQEPDVKPEPEPQKVVKRTVYRGPKHVHVQVIRGTDVSSERVKE; this comes from the coding sequence ATGAAAAAGAGCACGCGGTTGGTTTCGATGCTGGGGGTTTCGCTGGTCATGGCCCTGGGGGCCGCGCTGCTCGCCAAGCACTGGCTGCAGGACAGGCTCAACGTACAGGCCGCCCCGGCGGCGGATACCCGATCGGTCGTGGCCGCGACGCGGGACATCCCCTTCGCCCAGACGATCGAGTCGACGGATCTGCAGGTGATCGAACTGCCGCACCACGCGATACCGAAAGGCAGCTTCGTATCGATCGATGATGTGGCCGGCGCGGTTGCTACCCAGACGATCTACGGCGGTGAGGTCGTGGTCGGAAAACGGATCGGCAAGAACCTCGGTGGCAGTGCGCTCGCGGTGGTCGTCGACAAGGGCAAGCGGGCGATCAGCGTGCGCGTGAACGATGTCGTGGGGGTGGCGGGTTTCCTGCTGCCGGGCAATCGCGTGGACGTGCTGGCATCGAAGGGCGCGGCACGACGTGACGTCAGCTCCGAGACCATCCTCACCGATATCAAGGTCCTCGCCGTCGACCAGATCGTTTCGCCGGAGAAGGACGAACCGGTGATCGTCCGCGCCGTGACGCTGGAGGTGACACCGACACAGGCGGAAAAGATCGTCAAGGCGACCCGCGAGGGCGAAGTGCAGCTCACGCTGCGCAATCCGCTCGATCAGGAACCGGATGTAAAACCGGAACCCGAGCCGCAAAAGGTCGTCAAGCGGACGGTGTACAGAGGACCGAAACATGTGCATGTGCAGGTGATCCGTGGCACGGACGTAAGTTCAGAACGGGTCAAGGAATGA
- a CDS encoding type II and III secretion system protein family protein — translation MRGKLNGLSAAIAAAVLGSVATGDLYAQSSVVTAPLDRDERSWRTLAQNDQGNSMEERIRRRMQATTPMTVMPYEGATVPVKVAINKSHVLEFPEGVQRVSIGNSDIADILVVRSRQLYVVGKSIGSTNVVVWDANDRVQGVLNVEVTQDLAVLKANLHQLLPGEPVEVRSSYGTIVLSGQVSSAPRMEAALRLANSFQSAQRSEKAPEVLNMMQVGGAQQVMLDVKVAEVSRTLIKRLNIQFSAFGADGSWKLGAVNGGAAFPDAVFDSLSGDARIPIFTDPTPIGPAVEEFAPNTPSIENAGIFASRLTGNSVFNMVIDAAKNEGLARILAEPNLTTLTGQNAEFLAGGEFPIPVPSGDGDVGIEFKEFGVELDFRPVVLDSGVINLDVDVSVSDLVTSNAIAVGFQTDVSQQFFIPSLVKRSASSTVELESGKTIAIAGMIDESLRENVNKFPGLGELPIIGMLFRSQEYIKDQTELVIFVTPRLAKPIAVERMRLPTDDFVEPTGLEYYLLGRHSMRRQDSGEERDADRPASLESRLTAMGGGSEGRFGHDLGR, via the coding sequence ATGAGGGGCAAACTGAACGGGTTGAGCGCCGCGATCGCCGCCGCCGTATTGGGCAGTGTGGCGACAGGCGACCTTTATGCGCAATCGTCGGTCGTAACTGCGCCGCTTGACCGTGACGAGCGGTCGTGGCGGACGCTGGCGCAGAACGATCAGGGCAACTCGATGGAGGAGCGCATCCGACGACGGATGCAGGCGACTACACCGATGACGGTCATGCCCTACGAGGGTGCGACGGTGCCGGTCAAGGTGGCGATCAACAAGTCGCACGTGCTCGAGTTCCCGGAAGGAGTTCAGCGTGTATCGATCGGCAACTCCGACATCGCGGATATCCTTGTTGTCCGCTCACGCCAGCTGTACGTGGTCGGCAAATCGATCGGGAGCACGAATGTCGTGGTCTGGGACGCCAATGACCGCGTGCAGGGGGTACTGAATGTCGAGGTCACGCAGGACCTCGCCGTGCTCAAGGCGAATCTCCATCAGTTGTTGCCGGGTGAGCCCGTGGAGGTGAGGTCGTCTTACGGCACGATCGTGCTCAGTGGACAGGTTTCGAGCGCGCCGCGCATGGAGGCGGCGTTGCGTCTCGCGAACAGTTTCCAGAGCGCGCAGCGAAGTGAGAAAGCGCCCGAAGTACTCAACATGATGCAGGTCGGCGGAGCCCAGCAGGTGATGCTGGACGTCAAGGTCGCCGAGGTCTCCAGAACCCTGATCAAGCGCTTGAACATCCAGTTCAGCGCCTTCGGTGCGGACGGCTCCTGGAAGCTCGGCGCGGTCAACGGTGGCGCCGCTTTCCCGGACGCGGTCTTCGACAGTCTGAGCGGGGACGCGCGCATTCCGATTTTCACGGATCCCACTCCGATCGGACCGGCCGTCGAGGAGTTTGCCCCGAACACGCCCTCCATCGAAAACGCGGGGATCTTTGCCAGCCGCCTGACCGGCAACTCCGTGTTCAACATGGTCATCGATGCGGCCAAGAATGAGGGGCTTGCCCGCATTCTGGCCGAACCCAACCTGACGACGTTGACGGGGCAGAACGCCGAGTTCCTCGCAGGCGGCGAATTTCCGATTCCGGTACCGAGCGGCGACGGCGATGTGGGGATCGAATTCAAGGAGTTCGGTGTCGAACTCGATTTCCGGCCGGTGGTGCTCGACTCCGGCGTTATCAATCTCGACGTCGATGTCTCGGTGTCCGATCTGGTCACGAGCAATGCCATCGCCGTGGGCTTCCAGACCGATGTATCGCAACAGTTCTTTATCCCGTCGCTGGTCAAGCGCAGCGCGAGTTCGACAGTCGAACTCGAAAGCGGCAAGACCATCGCGATCGCGGGAATGATCGACGAGAGCCTGCGCGAGAACGTGAACAAATTCCCGGGGCTGGGCGAGTTGCCGATCATCGGGATGCTGTTCCGCAGCCAGGAATACATCAAGGATCAGACCGAACTCGTCATATTCGTGACTCCGCGGCTCGCGAAACCGATCGCGGTGGAACGTATGCGGTTGCCGACCGATGACTTCGTCGAACCGACGGGCCTCGAGTACTACCTGCTGGGACGGCACTCGATGCGGCGGCAGGACTCGGGTGAGGAACGCGATGCCGACCGTCCCGCCAGCCTCGAGTCGCGCCTGACGGCGATGGGCGGCGGATCCGAAGGCCGGTTCGGCCACGATCTCGGGCGTTGA
- a CDS encoding AAA family ATPase, with protein sequence MHYRLNVLVAGSSASDIEQLEQKLRHNDNVAVRRKHIVNGHADPLHDCDELPDALVLSVSGGGHAQLAALTERGAAQRPPLLVVGPPGNVDLIRTSMRAGARDFLEAPVSATDLDRFIDQVVNDRRAERAKRRARLTAVINAKGGAGGSMVAANLARNSAARPHGRTLLMDLDVQFGTLPLYFNLVPRNGLVRALELVESIDAVALEGYVMCHESGLDLIASAPDDLVLPAEIPEERIDQLLDVVGSAYDDIFVDLPRWIAGSTAVVLDRADRILIVLQQSVAHLRDTKRMTRILQHDMGVAASRLALVVNRFDKRNAVTERDIREALPALELFTLPNDYRLVTESINMGSPLRDLSRRAAVTRDLETLTASIGRSEGISPTAHTRRSLFSWLRA encoded by the coding sequence ATGCACTACCGATTGAACGTGCTCGTCGCGGGCAGCTCCGCAAGCGATATCGAGCAGCTTGAGCAGAAACTTCGGCACAACGACAACGTGGCCGTCCGGCGCAAGCACATCGTCAATGGCCATGCCGATCCATTGCATGACTGTGACGAACTACCGGACGCACTGGTGCTTTCGGTGTCCGGCGGGGGGCATGCGCAACTGGCGGCGTTGACCGAGCGTGGCGCCGCCCAGCGCCCGCCGCTGCTGGTGGTCGGGCCGCCTGGCAACGTCGACCTCATCCGGACATCCATGCGTGCCGGGGCGCGTGACTTCCTCGAGGCGCCTGTGTCCGCAACCGATCTGGATCGGTTTATCGATCAGGTGGTGAATGATCGTCGTGCGGAACGGGCGAAACGCCGCGCGCGGTTGACCGCGGTGATCAATGCCAAGGGCGGGGCGGGTGGCAGCATGGTGGCGGCCAATCTCGCCCGCAATTCAGCCGCGCGGCCGCACGGACGTACGCTGCTCATGGACCTGGATGTGCAGTTCGGGACGCTGCCGCTCTACTTCAACCTGGTGCCGCGCAACGGCCTGGTTCGGGCATTGGAACTGGTCGAGAGTATCGATGCCGTCGCGCTCGAAGGGTACGTGATGTGCCACGAAAGTGGCCTTGACCTGATCGCTTCGGCGCCGGATGACCTCGTGCTTCCCGCTGAAATTCCCGAGGAACGTATCGATCAGTTGCTCGACGTGGTCGGCTCCGCCTACGACGATATCTTCGTGGATCTGCCGCGCTGGATCGCGGGATCCACGGCGGTGGTACTCGACCGTGCGGACCGGATACTGATCGTGCTCCAGCAGAGTGTCGCCCACCTGCGCGATACCAAGCGGATGACGCGGATTCTGCAACACGACATGGGGGTTGCCGCTTCGCGCCTGGCGCTGGTGGTGAACCGCTTCGACAAGCGCAACGCGGTGACGGAACGCGATATCCGGGAAGCGTTGCCGGCGCTTGAGCTCTTCACGTTGCCGAATGACTACCGGCTGGTGACGGAGAGTATCAATATGGGCAGCCCGCTCCGTGATCTTTCAAGACGGGCGGCCGTGACCCGAGACCTCGAAACGCTCACGGCGAGCATCGGTCGCAGCGAGGGGATAAGCCCGACGGCTCATACCCGGCGATCGCTTTTTTCATGGCTGAGGGCCTGA
- a CDS encoding CpaF family protein, giving the protein MNRNENADRTSNRTSWQRRFERTGALRLSGEEYEAKRRIFQRLVKVLDLSLIASLSDEEARSQIQQNAETIMGDEALPFNAELRRRIINELQDEILGLGPLEPLLADRSVSDILVNGDKTVYVERNGRLERTAVRFDSEQHLRTIIDRIVSSVGRRIDESSPMVDARLKDGSRVNAIIPPLAIDGPLLSIRRFSVEQLTMESLIALGSLTGPVARLLESIVKARLNVLVSGGTGAGKTTLLNVLSGFIPASERIVTIEDSAELQLQQPHVVRLETRPENVEGKGAVTQRDLLRNSLRMRPDRIIVGEVRGAEALDMLQAMNTGHDGSLTTVHANTPRDALTRIESMVAMSGVELPQGPLRSQIASALDVVLQIERNEDGTRRLHSVQEIQGLEGEVITMSEIFRFERRGIGDDGRVQGRFTATGIVPRFQEHLRSHGVDPGLEIYRPGEET; this is encoded by the coding sequence ATGAACCGGAACGAAAACGCCGATCGGACTTCGAATCGGACCTCATGGCAACGCCGCTTCGAGCGTACCGGTGCGCTTCGCCTGTCCGGCGAGGAATACGAAGCCAAGCGGCGGATCTTTCAGCGCCTGGTGAAGGTGTTGGACCTCTCCCTGATCGCGAGTCTGTCCGACGAAGAGGCCCGCTCACAGATCCAGCAGAACGCCGAAACGATCATGGGCGACGAGGCGTTGCCGTTCAACGCCGAACTCAGGCGGCGGATCATCAACGAGCTGCAGGACGAGATACTGGGCCTCGGCCCGCTCGAGCCGCTGCTCGCAGACCGCTCCGTTTCCGATATCCTGGTCAACGGTGACAAGACGGTCTACGTCGAGCGCAACGGCCGGCTTGAGCGCACTGCGGTACGGTTCGACAGCGAACAGCATCTGCGCACGATCATCGACCGGATCGTATCGAGCGTCGGCCGCCGCATCGACGAGTCTTCGCCCATGGTGGACGCCCGCCTCAAGGATGGCTCGCGCGTGAACGCGATCATACCGCCATTGGCGATCGATGGGCCGCTGCTGTCGATCCGGCGGTTTTCGGTCGAGCAGTTGACCATGGAGAGCCTGATCGCACTCGGTTCACTCACGGGGCCGGTCGCGCGGCTGCTCGAGTCGATCGTCAAGGCGCGCCTGAACGTGCTTGTCTCCGGTGGCACGGGCGCCGGGAAGACGACCCTCCTCAATGTGCTGTCGGGATTCATACCGGCCAGCGAACGCATCGTGACGATCGAGGATTCGGCCGAACTGCAGCTACAGCAGCCGCACGTCGTCCGCCTTGAAACGCGGCCGGAGAACGTCGAGGGCAAGGGCGCGGTGACCCAGCGCGACCTCCTGCGCAACAGTCTTCGCATGCGCCCCGATCGGATCATTGTCGGTGAGGTGCGTGGTGCTGAAGCGCTGGACATGCTCCAGGCCATGAATACGGGTCACGACGGTTCATTGACGACGGTCCATGCCAACACGCCACGCGACGCGTTGACGCGTATCGAGAGCATGGTGGCCATGAGCGGGGTGGAATTGCCCCAGGGCCCCCTGCGCTCGCAGATCGCCTCGGCGCTGGACGTGGTTCTGCAGATCGAGCGCAATGAGGATGGGACGCGACGCCTGCACAGCGTCCAGGAAATCCAGGGACTGGAAGGCGAAGTCATCACCATGTCCGAGATCTTCCGCTTCGAGCGACGGGGCATCGGCGACGATGGACGGGTACAGGGTCGGTTCACCGCGACCGGCATCGTCCCCCGCTTCCAGGAGCACCTGCGCAGCCACGGCGTCGATCCGGGCCTCGAAATCTACCGCCCCGGCGAGGAGACCTGA
- a CDS encoding type II secretion system F family protein, whose translation MEWGISDQLIVISMIFVAVFLLVQSFMVPAFGENRQARNRLRQRLRSMADDDRAGASISLVRSEYLGKLSPFEQTLQRLPGMRRLDRMLEQAGRRTPAYRVVLLSLLLGSGVTLLVVQLIGSALIGIAAGIAAASWPVFRLKIEKARRLARFEEQFPDALTVMARALRAGHPFTGALQLVGEELQAPVGTEFANTFTEINYGGEVRVALVGMLDRVPSVTVMAFVSSVLVQRDTGGNLAELLEQLAAVVRGRFRFHRKLRTLSAEGRMAAWILVLMPFALAGVLSWANPEFLPMLTTDSTGRQLVMVAFALMIVGILWLRRIIRIDV comes from the coding sequence ATGGAATGGGGAATCTCGGACCAGCTGATCGTCATCAGCATGATCTTCGTTGCCGTGTTTCTGCTCGTGCAGTCGTTCATGGTCCCCGCGTTCGGAGAAAACCGCCAGGCGCGGAATCGCCTCCGCCAGCGTCTGCGCAGCATGGCCGATGACGACAGGGCGGGTGCGTCCATTTCACTGGTCCGCAGCGAGTATCTGGGCAAGCTGTCGCCATTTGAACAGACGCTCCAGCGTCTCCCCGGGATGCGGCGGCTCGATCGCATGCTCGAGCAGGCAGGGCGGCGAACGCCGGCCTACCGGGTGGTCCTGCTGTCGCTGCTTCTGGGGAGTGGTGTCACGCTGCTTGTGGTGCAGCTGATCGGCAGTGCGTTGATCGGGATCGCGGCCGGTATTGCCGCGGCATCATGGCCGGTCTTCCGGTTGAAGATCGAAAAGGCCCGGCGGCTGGCCCGGTTCGAGGAACAGTTCCCCGACGCGCTGACCGTCATGGCACGTGCGCTCAGGGCCGGGCACCCGTTCACGGGGGCGCTGCAGCTCGTCGGCGAAGAGTTGCAGGCCCCGGTCGGGACCGAATTCGCGAACACCTTCACCGAGATCAACTACGGGGGCGAGGTGCGCGTGGCGCTGGTGGGAATGCTCGACCGCGTGCCGAGCGTCACGGTCATGGCGTTCGTGAGTTCCGTGCTGGTACAGCGCGACACGGGGGGAAATCTCGCGGAACTCCTGGAGCAGCTCGCGGCCGTCGTCCGGGGGCGGTTCCGGTTCCACCGCAAGCTTCGTACGCTCTCGGCGGAAGGCCGCATGGCGGCTTGGATACTGGTCCTGATGCCGTTCGCGCTGGCCGGTGTCCTGTCCTGGGCGAATCCCGAGTTCCTGCCGATGCTGACGACCGATTCGACCGGGCGCCAGCTCGTTATGGTGGCGTTCGCCCTGATGATCGTCGGGATTCTGTGGCTCCGGCGCATCATCCGGATCGATGTGTAG
- a CDS encoding type II secretion system F family protein, which produces MDQLLSAFFGLLHGLTTQPEMAQLGFAAMLGVAVFVLMVAVLLLATSILQPIRSRLRRLDAEDEEPAAANAPLIERLVEPIGNLMLPRAEESRIRANQRLRHAGILSSGALSTYFGVKFLLAVLLPAIAVTLLLGFTRMPGAPVLLFGVAAAIAGYLAPNVWLEFAVRERTRRIRHGLPDALDLLVACSEAGLGLVAAIQRVAADLEISHPELAAELRLFGMQTRAGMSNRDALRDLEHRTGVEDVRGLVTTLLQSMRFGTSIASTLRIYSEEIRDKRIQRAEEHAAKVGTKMLFPLVLCIFPSFFVVTLGPPILGAVRALSGSG; this is translated from the coding sequence ATGGATCAATTGCTGAGCGCATTCTTCGGTCTCCTCCACGGCTTGACCACGCAGCCCGAGATGGCCCAGCTCGGTTTCGCCGCCATGCTCGGGGTCGCGGTCTTTGTACTTATGGTCGCCGTACTGCTGCTGGCGACCAGCATCCTCCAGCCGATCCGGTCCCGGCTGCGTCGGCTGGATGCCGAGGATGAAGAGCCCGCTGCCGCGAATGCGCCATTGATCGAACGGCTGGTTGAACCCATCGGTAATCTGATGCTTCCACGCGCGGAGGAGAGCCGTATACGGGCGAATCAGCGCCTGCGCCACGCCGGGATTCTGTCTTCCGGCGCGCTCAGCACCTATTTCGGCGTGAAGTTCCTGCTCGCGGTGTTGCTGCCGGCGATCGCGGTGACGCTGTTGCTTGGTTTTACGCGGATGCCGGGGGCACCGGTGTTGCTGTTCGGCGTGGCGGCCGCGATTGCCGGTTATCTGGCGCCCAACGTCTGGCTCGAATTCGCGGTTCGCGAGCGCACGCGCAGGATACGCCACGGCCTCCCCGACGCCCTTGATCTGCTCGTGGCCTGCAGCGAGGCCGGACTCGGCCTCGTCGCGGCCATCCAGCGTGTCGCGGCCGACCTCGAGATCAGCCACCCCGAACTGGCCGCCGAACTGCGCCTGTTCGGGATGCAGACCCGTGCGGGCATGAGCAACCGCGATGCGCTGCGCGATCTTGAACACCGCACCGGCGTGGAGGACGTGCGGGGTCTTGTAACCACGCTGCTGCAGAGTATGCGCTTCGGTACGAGTATCGCTTCGACCCTGCGCATCTATTCCGAAGAAATTCGCGACAAGCGTATCCAGCGCGCCGAGGAGCATGCCGCCAAGGTGGGTACCAAGATGCTTTTCCCGCTGGTGCTGTGCATTTTCCCGAGTTTCTTCGTGGTGACGCTGGGACCGCCCATCCTTGGAGCGGTTCGCGCGTTGAGTGGTTCCGGCTGA
- a CDS encoding tetratricopeptide repeat protein: MAAAALVLAGCATRSPSERSDDVFSILYEGKSTAQFATSLPVGSPAEAEARGDAAARDGELDEAIFEYVRGLRIAEKGSPGMLYKIGMIHERQSNTELAAIAYRWALRADPGHRPSTTRLGLMLLRHRQYEAAEHRLRPIVESGAPFWLAHNGMGVLCDLRGDHHQAANHYRDALRFNPDSALVMNNLGYSLYMAGDWAGAEKMLRAALEREENYDLAWRNLALVWARSGEYQEAIAALQRTSSTEAAYNDLGYVEMMDGNYPVATRLFHQAMDISPRYYEMAVENERRAQRLMTRERDLARQ; encoded by the coding sequence ATGGCCGCGGCTGCGCTTGTGCTCGCCGGCTGCGCGACGCGATCGCCGTCCGAACGCAGTGACGATGTCTTCTCGATTCTGTACGAGGGGAAATCGACCGCGCAGTTCGCCACGTCGTTACCGGTCGGATCGCCCGCGGAGGCCGAGGCACGGGGCGATGCCGCCGCGCGCGACGGCGAGCTGGACGAGGCGATCTTCGAGTACGTGCGCGGGTTGCGCATCGCCGAGAAAGGATCGCCCGGTATGCTCTACAAGATCGGGATGATTCATGAGCGGCAGAGCAACACCGAGCTCGCCGCGATTGCCTATCGCTGGGCACTTCGCGCGGATCCCGGACACAGGCCCTCGACGACCCGCCTGGGTCTCATGCTGCTGCGTCATCGCCAATACGAGGCCGCCGAGCATCGTCTGCGACCCATCGTGGAATCCGGGGCACCGTTCTGGCTCGCGCACAACGGCATGGGCGTGTTGTGTGATCTGCGTGGTGATCACCACCAGGCCGCGAACCATTATCGCGACGCCCTCCGGTTCAATCCCGACTCGGCGCTGGTCATGAACAATCTCGGCTACTCGCTGTACATGGCGGGAGACTGGGCTGGCGCCGAGAAGATGTTACGGGCGGCCCTGGAGCGTGAAGAGAATTACGACCTGGCCTGGCGCAACCTCGCATTGGTGTGGGCGCGCAGCGGGGAATACCAGGAGGCCATCGCCGCGCTCCAGCGAACCTCGTCGACCGAGGCTGCCTACAACGACCTGGGCTACGTCGAGATGATGGATGGCAATTATCCGGTAGCAACGCGTTTGTTCCACCAGGCCATGGATATATCGCCCCGCTACTATGAGATGGCGGTGGAAAATGAGCGTCGTGCGCAGCGGCTTATGACCAGAGAGCGTGATCTGGCAAGGCAGTGA
- a CDS encoding TadE/TadG family type IV pilus assembly protein encodes MNRKCRRWQKGTELVEFAFTSIFLFMLLFGIIEFSIVLYDKATITNASREGARTGILFRQGTRTIGGLTSEDDAIEAAVRDYADAYLISLGGPATLDVQIQRTDRNGDGAFNAGDELTVSAIYPYDFLLLPAFANSMIGGVRNIAATSVMRAE; translated from the coding sequence ATGAATAGGAAATGCAGGCGCTGGCAAAAGGGCACGGAACTTGTCGAGTTCGCGTTCACCTCGATATTCCTGTTTATGCTCCTGTTTGGAATTATCGAGTTCAGCATCGTGCTGTACGACAAGGCGACGATCACCAACGCCAGCCGCGAAGGGGCGCGGACCGGCATCCTGTTTCGCCAGGGGACGCGGACCATCGGTGGCCTCACGAGTGAAGATGATGCCATCGAGGCGGCGGTACGGGACTATGCGGACGCTTACCTTATATCCCTTGGGGGGCCGGCAACGCTGGACGTACAGATTCAGCGTACTGATCGTAATGGAGATGGCGCCTTCAACGCCGGTGATGAACTTACGGTGAGCGCAATTTACCCGTACGATTTCCTGCTCCTGCCGGCCTTCGCGAATTCGATGATCGGCGGCGTTCGGAACATCGCCGCTACTTCGGTGATGCGTGCGGAGTAG